In Pleurocapsa sp. PCC 7319, the following are encoded in one genomic region:
- a CDS encoding sulfotransferase — MKDISSNSQLRSSSVKSIVETLKKLRRRMMKKAWSEPVNEITWYNLPWWIYQTAKTDFRHYCHQKRSLTTERIKGFVQPNLQAPIFIIGSPRSGTTFLGECLGTIPEISYHFEPVLIKAAARYVFTQEWELKQASNFYRQVYSWLMRFQGDGDLRLADKTPRNSFIIPFLAQTFPNAKFVHIIRDGRDVALSLSKKPWYNNKFNGSIMREPGGYLCGSTPRFWVESDRHHEFATTDNIHRCIWLWRRYIEAATEGLNSLSSAQKYELKYEDLIAHPDREGTRLLDFLDITTDDSRSIFQEYLTSQARLDSIGRWQSNLDAEDIVQIKQEALTWLEQYNYKF; from the coding sequence ATGAAAGATATTAGTTCAAATTCTCAACTACGAAGTTCCTCCGTTAAAAGCATAGTTGAGACTTTAAAAAAACTGCGCCGACGCATGATGAAGAAAGCATGGTCAGAACCAGTTAACGAAATTACCTGGTACAATTTGCCCTGGTGGATTTATCAAACAGCTAAAACTGATTTTCGTCACTATTGCCATCAAAAGCGTTCTCTTACTACAGAAAGAATCAAAGGATTTGTACAACCTAACTTACAAGCTCCTATCTTCATTATTGGATCTCCTCGTTCTGGAACGACGTTTTTAGGTGAATGTTTGGGAACAATACCTGAAATTTCTTATCATTTTGAGCCAGTTCTGATTAAAGCTGCTGCTCGATATGTTTTCACTCAAGAATGGGAGTTGAAGCAAGCAAGCAATTTTTATCGACAAGTTTATAGTTGGCTAATGCGCTTTCAAGGAGACGGTGATCTACGTTTGGCAGACAAAACCCCTAGAAATAGTTTTATAATTCCATTTTTGGCTCAGACTTTCCCTAATGCTAAGTTTGTTCATATTATTCGCGATGGAAGAGATGTCGCTCTCTCTTTATCTAAAAAGCCTTGGTACAACAACAAATTCAATGGTTCGATTATGAGAGAACCAGGGGGCTATTTGTGTGGTTCAACACCACGTTTTTGGGTAGAGTCAGATCGTCACCATGAGTTTGCAACTACTGATAATATCCATCGTTGTATTTGGTTGTGGCGGAGATATATCGAGGCTGCGACAGAGGGTCTGAACTCTTTATCATCAGCGCAGAAATACGAACTCAAATATGAAGATTTAATCGCGCACCCAGATAGAGAAGGAACTCGTCTACTTGATTTTTTAGATATTACAACCGATGATTCTCGCTCTATTTTCCAAGAGTATTTAACAAGTCAAGCTCGGTTAGATTCGATAGGTAGATGGCAATCTAATTTGGATGCAGAAGATATTGTCCAAATAAAACAAGAAGCCTTGACTTGGCTGGAACAATATAATTATAAATTTTAG